The window GTCTTCACTTCGTACTTCGGGGTCTATCTCTACCACCGCGCGCAGCACGAGGTCGCATTTCTGCAGGCCCAGTCGCACCTCGACCTCTGGCTCGGAGTCCTCGGCACCATTGCCCTGCTGACGAGCTCGTGGTCGGTGGCTCGCTGCGTCCAGACGGCGCGCGCCGGGCGCTACCGGCTCGCGCTGCGGGACGCGGTCCTCACCGCGGGCTTCGGCGTCGCCTTCCTAACCCTGAAGATCGTCGAATGGTTCCATCAGGTCGACCTGGGAAACACGTTCACCAGCGGCGACTTCTTCGAGTACTACTTCTTCCTCACTGCGATCCACTGCGTCCACCTACTGATCGGCTTTGTCGCCCTCGGCGTCATCGTCTATCAGCTCTCAAGCCCGAGACGACGCTCCCAGGAGATCGTCGAGACCTGCGCCACGTACTGGCACACCGTCGACTTTCTCTGGGTTCTGATCTTCGCCCTGCTCTACGTCGCGAGGTGATCCGTGGGAACCGCATTCAACAAAAGACTTTTCGCCGTCTGGCTCGTCCTGTCAGCCATCACGGTGATCTATCTCTGGATCGACCACTCGGCCGACGACCACGGCACACCGACCGCGAGCACCGTCGTCACCGTCAGCGCGATCGCCCTCGCACTGGCCAAGGTCAGGATCATCATGCGGGAGTTCATGGAGGTACGGCACGCGCCTGGGCTGCTCCGCCGCCTCACCGATCTCTGGGTCGTGCTCATGGCCGCCGCCCTGCTCGGCATGTACTTCGTGGGGAAAGCGGCCACCTAGCATCGCGGCAGCGCGTGACGGCAGGCCATATCAGCCGCCGGACCGGTGGGTCACTGTGGTCGGCGTAGACCCGCGACGAGGATCTTGACCAGTCGGCGGGCGTCGTAGCGGGGGTTGGCGCCGGCGCCTATGCAGATACCGCCGACGCCGCGCATGAGCTCGTAGGCGTCCTGGTCGGAGCGGATCTCGCCGGAGTTGGCCGCGGCGTCGAGCAGTTGGGTGCACACGGGCACGAGCCGGTCGAGGAAGTAGGAGTGCAGGGGGTCGAAACAGGGGTCGTCGGACTGCAGCACGGAGGCGAGTCCTTGTTTGGTGACCACGAAGTCGACGAAGAGATCGATCCAGCGCCCGAGCGCTGCGTACGGAGTCGCGCTGGTCGCCAGCAGGGCGGGGCCGGCCTCGGCGAGGGCCTCGACCTGGTGCCGGTAGACGGCGACGATGAGATCCGCCCGCGTCGGGAAGTGGCGGTAGATCGTCGCCGTCCCGACCCCGGCCCTGGCCGCGATGTCACGTATCGGCGCTTCCACCCCCGCCGCGACGAAGATCGCGGCGGCCGCGTCGAGCAGGGTCTCCTTGTTACGTCGTGCGTCCGCCCGTTTGGGTCGGACCGCGGGTCCCATGTCTCGATCGCTGTCGCTCACCGCGCACCTCCCTCCGGTCGCCGCCGAGCTTCCTCCGGTCGCCGCCGAGCTTGCTAAACGGGACAACGTCCCATATCGTCAAGCGGGACGGCGTCCCACTTCTCCATGGTGCCAGATCAGCAACCCGACGACCAGGCAGGCATGGTCACCACGCGGCGCCGCCGATCGACCGGACGGCGGCGCGAACGTGCCGGGCCGCTCTGGGGAGACCGCGCGAGCCGACGCGTCGCACCAATGCCGCGACGCCAGCCGCGAATCAGCCGAAAGGAAGGCCCCTCCATGACCGAATCTGCCCTGGCGACCACCGACATGGCCACCGGTGGATCCACTCCAGTCGTCTCGGTGAAGCCGGTGGTGCTGTCAGCGCCGGGCCGCGGCGCGGACCTGCGTGTGCGGGTCTCCGCGCCCGTGACCGGGCGCGAGCTGCCTGTCGTCGTCTTCTCCCATGGCTTTGGCTCGTCGTTGGACGGCTACGGCCCGCTGGCCGACTTCTGGGCCGCCAACGGTTTCGTGGTCATTCAGCCAACCCATCTCGACTCCAGAACGCTGGATGTTCCTCCCGACGATCCCCGGACGCCACGGATCTGGCGTTTCCGAGTCGAGGACGTGAAACGCGTGCTCGATCATCTGGATCTCCTGGAAGCGGCCGTTCCCGGCCTCGGCGGCCGCGTCGACCGAAGCCGCGTCGCCGCGGCCGGGCACTCCTTCGGCGGCCAGACCGCGGCCAACCTGCTGGGCCTGCGAGTCCTCGACCCGGAGAGCGGGAAGGGCGAGGACCTGTCCGACTCACGGATCAAGGCGGGCGTGCTGTTCGCGACCGCGGGACAGGGCGGAGCCGACCTGACGCCGTTCGCGGTCGAGAACTTCCCGTTCCTGAACCCGAGCTTCACGGACATGATCACGCCCGCCCTCGTGGTCGCGGGAGACCAGGACCACTCGCCGCTGACGCTTCGGGGGCCGGACTGGATGACCGACCCGTACTTCCTCAGCCCCGGCGACAAGAGCCTGCTCACCCTCTTCGGGGCGGAACACTCGCTTGGCGGCATCCCCGGCTACGAGGCCAAGGAGACGACGGACGAGAGCCCCGAACGAGTCGCCCTGATCCAGCGGATCACCTGGGCCTATCTCCGTCATGCCCTCGACATCGAGGAATCCAGCTGGCTGGCGGCGCAGAAGGCCCTGTCGGAGAACGACCATCCACTAGGCCGCCTCGAATCCAAATGAAAACCAGAGAAGCGTGGTCGGTCTCTGATTGACCCGGCGGTCATGGACAGCCTCCGATGGACCTGCTCGGCGTCAGTGGAGGAGCACTCGCAGCAGGATCAGGGCGACGCCGAACACCCCGGCGACGAGCCCGTACGCCAGGGACGCCCAGGTACCGCGTCCGCTGTGCCGGCCGGCGATCTCCCCCCACAGCACCAGCGCGGCCACGCCGGTCCACATCCCGGCGAGCGCCGCCGTCTGGACGGACGCCCCAGCCGCCGCGGCCAGCAGCACCGCGACCAGCGGGAAGAACGACGCCGTCACCAGAGACCATTCATGGACCATCGTCTCGGCCAGGCGATGCAGGCCGGCCCGGCGGCTCACGCTCGGCGGTGAGCCGAGGAAGTCGGCATACACGTGGGCGAGCCAGTACACGAGCACGCTGACCAGCTCGGCGTAGATCAGATCACGCAGCTCCGTCTGGCGCTCGGACTCCACCGCCAGCACCGAGTCGGCGAGAACCGTTCCGTAGATCGAACCGACCGGGTTGCGGGCGAGCGCGAGCATGCCCGCCCGCCAGCCACGGCGGGACACGACCGGATGGTCGAGGCGGTCGTAGACGTCCACGCCCATGAGGTCTACCCGATGGGTACCCGCGCGGCTCGCCGCGCAGGGCCGATCCGCGACCTGGAGCCCGACCGGCGACCTCGGGCCGGGTGTGTCCGAACGTCCGAACCCGGCGGCCGGGAAGGCCGCCGGGTGGGAGACGTGGCCTCCTGTACCGGCTACCGGTACGGAGGGCGGTTCGTCGGGCAACGTCGGCACCGGCCTCAGGCGGTGTGGCCGGCGTGCGACGCCGCCGCGACGTGCGCGACCTCCACCGCGGGGACGCTGTCCGCCGTTTCGGAGACCGACCGGCGCGACGCCGAGACGGCCACGACCACGGGCCAGCCGAACACCAGCAGCGTGAACACCCGCTGGAACAGGCCGTAGTAGGCGTTGCCGATCTCACCGATGAACACCGCCGCGACGGTCAGCAGGCAGTAGATCGCGACGAACCGGGTCGGGACCGCCAGGTGCGCCCGGCCCGAGTCCCGGCGCAGCGCGCGGGCCAACAGGAACAGCGCCACGATCAGCCCGAGGAACAGCGCCATCGAGACGTACTGGTGCACCCAGAAGTGGGTGGACGCCAACGGCGCGTCGTCGTAGTCGATGCAGCTCGACAGCCGCTCCGAGCAGTCCTGCCGGGCCAGGCCCGCAACGGCCATGCCGGCGCCGGTGAGCGTCACCAGCACCGCGGCGGCGCGGCCGGCCTTGCCGCGGCCGACCCGCCGCCAGAGCAGGACCCCGGTGCAGACCAGGCCGACGGCCTGGGCCAGGAATCCGGCGATCATCAGCCAGGCATAGTCGGCATTGGTCGCCGCGAGCGCGCTGACGCCCTCACGGACCGGGTTGTAGCCGGGGTTCAGCAGGCCGACGACGATCGCGTCGACGACGAAGGTCCCGACAGCCAACGCGCCGATCCGGGCGAGCAGCGGCCACCGGTGGGCGTCGGCCGGGGCAGCCGCGCCGCCTCGGCCGGCGGTCGGGGCGGTGGTCCCGTCGGTGGTCCGGGTGGTGGCCCCGTGGGAATGCGACATCGTCTCTTCCTTTCTGGATGATTCCGGAGAACCGTGGTTGCGAAGAACCAGACGGTTCCGGCGAACACCTAGAAAGACTCGCGTTTGGCGGGCTCGAAGCCGACCGTGCGCACACCCGACTTTCCGGCCGGCCGCACGCCCGCCGAGTGGGATGCCAACACGCCGGGCGGCGGGGGTGTGAACACCCCCGCCGCCGGCGACCCGCCGGCGCGACCCGCCGGCGCGACCCGCCGGCGCGGCCCGCGGCTCAGCCGCCCTGATAGGCCGCCAGGTAGAGCAGCACGGCCTTGACCCGGCGGTGCACCTCGAACTCCTCGGCCAGCCCGAGTTTGCTGAAGATGCCGTTGATGTGCTTCTCCACCGCCCGGACGGTCAGCACGAGCGCGGCGGCGATCGCCGTGTTGTCCTTGCCGGTCGCCATCTCGGCGAGCACCTCCCGTTCGCGCGGGGTGAGCCCGGCGAGCGGGGACCGCGAGCTGTGCCCGCGCACCAACGCGTCGACGATCTTCGGGTCCATCACGGAGCCGCCGACGGCGACGTCCCGGATCGCGCCGAGCAGCTGGTCGCGATGCGACATCCGCTCCTTGAGCAGGTAGGCGCGCCCGCGCGACCCCTCGTCGAGCAGCGCCAACGCCAGCTCCGGGTCGTCGTACTGGCTCAGCACCACCACGCCGACCCGTGGGTGCGCGCGGCGCAGCCAGGCCGCCGCCCGGATCCCCTCGTCGGTGCCGGTCGGCGGCATCCGGATGTCGGTCAGCACCACGTCCGGCTGATGCACGTCCACCGCGGCGAGAAGCTCGTCGTAGGACGCGCAGACGGCCACCAGCTCGATCTCCGGCGCCGACCCGAGCAGGCCGCGCAACCCCTCGCGGGCGAGCAGGTTGTCCTCGGCGAGGATCAGCCGCGTCGGCGCCCGGCCACCCGGCACCGCGGCGTCGGCTGTCACCGGACTACTCGTCACCGGACCACCCTCCACCCGATCGCCCGCCGCCAGACCGTGGTCGTCACGCGACCACGGTAGGGAGACCGACGGCGCTGATCCCCCGGGGTGTACGCACCATGCCGATCGTGGTGCCGGTACCGCTGATCACGTCCGTCATGGTAGGTGACAATCCGACGCATGCGGACCAATGCGCACCGGCCATGCTGACGCCTGCCTCGGCGGCCGCCTCGGCGCGCGGCCCGAGCCGCGCCCGGCCGGCTGTGGCCACCGGCCTCGCCGCCATCGTGACCGCGACGGCTGCCGCAGCGGCCGCGGCGGTCGTCCCACATCGCGTCGACCCGGGCGTGAACGAGGGGTTCATCGTCGTCTCGCTGCTGCTCGGGATGGCGCTGGGGCTGGTCGGCGCCCTGCTGGTGGGGGTGCGGCCGGCGAACCGGCTCGGCCCGCTGCTCTACGTCGTCGGCGCCGCGGTGGTGTTCGAGTTCGCGCTGCGTGAGTACGCCTACCGCGGGCTGCGCGTCGACCCCGGCTCGCTACCGCTGGCGGACGTCGCCGGCTGGGCTGGTCTCGCCCTCGATCCGCTGTTCTTCCCAGGGCCGCTGGCCGTCGTGCTGGTGCTGTTCCCGGACGGCCGCCCGATGTCGTGCCGGTGGGGTGCGGCGGCGCTCGGCGGGCTCGCCGCCGGCGGTGCCGGGGTCGCGCTGTGCCTGCTGCGCCCTGGGCCGCTGGCTGACGAGTCCTTCGGTTACGAGATCCCGTGGCGCGGCGCGCTGCCGGCCGGCGCCGGCGACCCGGTGCGGGCTGCGCTCGGGGCGCTCACCCAGGTATGCCTGCTGCTGCTGACCGCGGCGGTGGTCGGGCTGCTCGTCCGGCACGCCCGGGCCGGTCGGGACGACCGCGCCCGGCTGCGCCCACTGGCCATCGCCGCCACCCTCGCCGCCGTCTGCCTCGTCGCGCAGCTCGTCCCGGGGATGCGCGTCGTCGGGACGTTCGGGCTGGTCGCGGCGGTGGCGGTCGGGTTCCCGCTGGCGCTGGCCGTCGGGGTGCTGCGCTACCGGCTGTGGGACCTCGACCGGGTCCTGGTCGCGGCGATCGTCTACGGCGCGCTGACCGTCGTCATCACCACGCTGTACGTCGGGGTGGTGGTCGGGTTCGCGGCGGCCGCCGGGTCGGGGACGGACGATCTTCCCCTGCCGTCGCTGGTGGTCGCGACCGTGCTCGTCGCCGTGGTGTTCGCGCCGGCGAAGGACTGGGTCGGCCGGGCGGCGCAGCGGCTGGTCTACGGCGTGCGCGCCACCCCGTACGAGGCGCTGGCGGCACTGCCCCGCCAGCTCGCCGAGGCCCCGGCGGTCGACGACGTGCTGCCTCGCACCGCCCGGGCGCTCACCCTGGGCCTGGGAGTGCCGTCCGCGCGGGCTCGCGCCTT of the Pseudofrankia saprophytica genome contains:
- a CDS encoding alpha/beta hydrolase family protein, with protein sequence MTESALATTDMATGGSTPVVSVKPVVLSAPGRGADLRVRVSAPVTGRELPVVVFSHGFGSSLDGYGPLADFWAANGFVVIQPTHLDSRTLDVPPDDPRTPRIWRFRVEDVKRVLDHLDLLEAAVPGLGGRVDRSRVAAAGHSFGGQTAANLLGLRVLDPESGKGEDLSDSRIKAGVLFATAGQGGADLTPFAVENFPFLNPSFTDMITPALVVAGDQDHSPLTLRGPDWMTDPYFLSPGDKSLLTLFGAEHSLGGIPGYEAKETTDESPERVALIQRITWAYLRHALDIEESSWLAAQKALSENDHPLGRLESK
- a CDS encoding response regulator transcription factor gives rise to the protein MTSSPVTADAAVPGGRAPTRLILAEDNLLAREGLRGLLGSAPEIELVAVCASYDELLAAVDVHQPDVVLTDIRMPPTGTDEGIRAAAWLRRAHPRVGVVVLSQYDDPELALALLDEGSRGRAYLLKERMSHRDQLLGAIRDVAVGGSVMDPKIVDALVRGHSSRSPLAGLTPREREVLAEMATGKDNTAIAAALVLTVRAVEKHINGIFSKLGLAEEFEVHRRVKAVLLYLAAYQGG
- a CDS encoding DUF998 domain-containing protein — encoded protein: MSHSHGATTRTTDGTTAPTAGRGGAAAPADAHRWPLLARIGALAVGTFVVDAIVVGLLNPGYNPVREGVSALAATNADYAWLMIAGFLAQAVGLVCTGVLLWRRVGRGKAGRAAAVLVTLTGAGMAVAGLARQDCSERLSSCIDYDDAPLASTHFWVHQYVSMALFLGLIVALFLLARALRRDSGRAHLAVPTRFVAIYCLLTVAAVFIGEIGNAYYGLFQRVFTLLVFGWPVVVAVSASRRSVSETADSVPAVEVAHVAAASHAGHTA
- a CDS encoding sensor histidine kinase, coding for MLTPASAAASARGPSRARPAVATGLAAIVTATAAAAAAAVVPHRVDPGVNEGFIVVSLLLGMALGLVGALLVGVRPANRLGPLLYVVGAAVVFEFALREYAYRGLRVDPGSLPLADVAGWAGLALDPLFFPGPLAVVLVLFPDGRPMSCRWGAAALGGLAAGGAGVALCLLRPGPLADESFGYEIPWRGALPAGAGDPVRAALGALTQVCLLLLTAAVVGLLVRHARAGRDDRARLRPLAIAATLAAVCLVAQLVPGMRVVGTFGLVAAVAVGFPLALAVGVLRYRLWDLDRVLVAAIVYGALTVVITTLYVGVVVGFAAAAGSGTDDLPLPSLVVATVLVAVVFAPAKDWVGRAAQRLVYGVRATPYEALAALPRQLAEAPAVDDVLPRTARALTLGLGVPSARARAFVTDHADQADQAGTGGTDWADAKDDGGREAAATRTAWFPERPGGGAPPGPGAPDGSDSADGPEPDLVVIPVRHLGTVVGDVAVQSWPDRPLGRANRRLLADLAAQAGPALRAVALTAELRARLDQITAQSAELRASRARLAAAQADERRRLERDIHDGAQQQLVAMTVTIRQAEEQLAALAGTTGDASADEAGGGGTATELARAALRRCQDDVDRCIDDLRELARGIYPPVLAARGLPTALRARARRAPLDVRVESAPELDGRRFATPVEIAAYFACLEALQNAAKHARGASVFVRLALDGDSLCFTVTDDGPGFDPADARSRAGTGLLGMADRVGAAGGTLTVETAPGRGTTVRGRLPAQPAEAVQPAEAAA
- a CDS encoding cytochrome c oxidase subunit 3, producing MWFFVLFESLVFTSYFGVYLYHRAQHEVAFLQAQSHLDLWLGVLGTIALLTSSWSVARCVQTARAGRYRLALRDAVLTAGFGVAFLTLKIVEWFHQVDLGNTFTSGDFFEYYFFLTAIHCVHLLIGFVALGVIVYQLSSPRRRSQEIVETCATYWHTVDFLWVLIFALLYVAR
- a CDS encoding cytochrome C oxidase subunit IV family protein, which produces MGTAFNKRLFAVWLVLSAITVIYLWIDHSADDHGTPTASTVVTVSAIALALAKVRIIMREFMEVRHAPGLLRRLTDLWVVLMAAALLGMYFVGKAAT
- a CDS encoding TetR/AcrR family transcriptional regulator, yielding MSDSDRDMGPAVRPKRADARRNKETLLDAAAAIFVAAGVEAPIRDIAARAGVGTATIYRHFPTRADLIVAVYRHQVEALAEAGPALLATSATPYAALGRWIDLFVDFVVTKQGLASVLQSDDPCFDPLHSYFLDRLVPVCTQLLDAAANSGEIRSDQDAYELMRGVGGICIGAGANPRYDARRLVKILVAGLRRPQ